In Candidatus Edwardsbacteria bacterium, one genomic interval encodes:
- a CDS encoding peptidylprolyl isomerase, whose protein sequence is MIMKAMRSQMKVIMWIVAVAMVVGFGFIITGTGGNLGKSQSKLAQGIVGEVDGQSISLRQYQEIYRQNMQNYRQQSGGEPDEATAKQIENQTWQSLVEEMLLQQAYRKLGIKTFDEEVVSIIRNSPPQELRGNENLMTNGVFDIQKYHAFISHPQSMPWLLDYEIQIKKQLPLQKLRLQLVAGIRVTDQELKEAFIEKFDRVRASYIAIPLGAFYNPNQEISQDRIAGYYQEHRSEYQAPERANLEFVAFAQSPTEKDLQAVKDRIEEIYQEARAPGADFAELAMTYSEDPGTAEKGGDLGFFGRGQMIPEFEKVAFEMAPGKISLPFQTQFGWHIVKVEEKKTEQGQPMVRARHILLRIRASEETLADLRIRSDIFNDAVKEKGFEAAAAEQGLEIVKTGFFPRGFYVPRLGSMPELVNFAFDEGRGSVSPVLDNGQSYVVARILDRQKKGIKPLAEVEQLIKAKILMEMAKAEARAMAQSLRSQIAKPGDLEKAAKAANAKLETTGEFSRADFVPNVGNQNEFFAAAFSMAPGTVSGPVATDQAVYIIRVDSHNPINQELFNQEAGKLEQELIQKKQNEAIQNWYQSLQNNANIRDYRVAGM, encoded by the coding sequence ATGATAATGAAGGCTATGCGCAGCCAGATGAAGGTGATCATGTGGATCGTGGCCGTGGCCATGGTGGTGGGCTTCGGGTTCATCATTACCGGGACCGGCGGGAACCTGGGCAAGAGCCAGAGCAAGCTGGCCCAGGGCATCGTGGGCGAGGTTGACGGACAGTCCATCAGCCTGCGGCAATACCAGGAGATATACCGGCAGAACATGCAGAATTACCGCCAGCAGTCGGGCGGCGAGCCGGATGAGGCCACCGCCAAGCAGATAGAGAACCAGACCTGGCAGTCGCTGGTGGAGGAGATGCTGTTGCAGCAGGCCTACCGCAAGCTGGGAATAAAGACCTTTGATGAAGAAGTGGTCAGCATCATCAGGAACAGCCCGCCCCAGGAGCTGAGGGGCAACGAAAACCTGATGACCAACGGGGTTTTCGACATCCAGAAATACCATGCCTTTATCAGCCATCCCCAGAGCATGCCCTGGCTGCTGGATTACGAAATCCAGATCAAAAAACAGCTGCCCCTGCAAAAACTGAGGCTGCAGCTGGTGGCCGGCATCAGGGTCACCGACCAGGAGCTTAAGGAGGCCTTCATTGAAAAATTCGACCGGGTCAGGGCCAGCTATATAGCCATCCCGCTGGGGGCTTTCTACAACCCCAACCAGGAGATATCCCAGGATAGGATCGCCGGATATTACCAGGAGCACCGGTCAGAATACCAGGCTCCGGAGAGGGCCAACCTGGAGTTCGTGGCCTTTGCCCAGAGTCCCACCGAAAAGGACCTCCAGGCTGTCAAGGACCGGATAGAGGAGATATACCAGGAGGCCAGGGCCCCGGGGGCCGATTTCGCCGAACTGGCCATGACCTACTCCGAGGATCCGGGAACGGCCGAAAAGGGCGGAGACCTGGGTTTCTTCGGCCGGGGGCAGATGATCCCCGAGTTCGAGAAGGTGGCTTTTGAAATGGCGCCGGGGAAGATATCCCTGCCCTTTCAGACCCAGTTCGGCTGGCATATAGTCAAGGTGGAAGAGAAGAAGACCGAGCAGGGCCAGCCCATGGTCCGGGCCAGGCACATCCTGCTGCGCATCAGGGCCAGCGAGGAGACCCTGGCCGACCTGCGGATCAGATCCGACATCTTCAACGATGCCGTCAAGGAGAAGGGATTTGAGGCCGCCGCCGCCGAGCAGGGATTGGAGATCGTAAAGACCGGCTTCTTCCCCAGGGGGTTTTATGTGCCCCGGCTGGGCTCCATGCCGGAGCTGGTCAATTTTGCCTTCGACGAGGGCCGGGGAAGCGTCAGTCCGGTGCTGGACAACGGACAGAGCTATGTGGTGGCCAGGATACTGGACCGCCAGAAGAAGGGCATCAAGCCCCTGGCCGAGGTGGAGCAGTTGATAAAGGCCAAGATATTGATGGAGATGGCCAAAGCCGAGGCCCGGGCCATGGCCCAGAGCCTGCGTTCCCAGATCGCGAAGCCCGGCGACCTGGAGAAGGCGGCCAAGGCCGCCAATGCCAAGCTGGAGACCACCGGCGAATTCAGCCGGGCTGATTTTGTGCCCAACGTGGGGAACCAGAACGAGTTCTTCGCCGCCGCTTTTTCCATGGCCCCGGGGACGGTGTCGGGCCCGGTGGCCACCGACCAGGCGGTCTATATCATCCGGGTGGACAGCCACAATCCCATCAACCAGGAGCTGTTCAACCAGGAGGCCGGGAAGCTGGAGCAGGAATTGATACAGAAGAAACAGAATGAGGCCATTCAGAACTGGTACCAGAGCCTGCAGAATAACGCCAATATCCGGGATTACCGGGTGGCCGGAATGTAG
- a CDS encoding aminopeptidase, whose translation MSNDSSKLMLENKSVWERADAKLRERYFGFAREYAGFLDAGRTERLAVERLKELAEQQGFLPVEKVKSWKAGQKVYAINRGKNIFLAVLGQEPLENGANLVASHLDVPRLDLKQRPLYQDDELGQALLRTHYYGGVKKYQWVNIPLGLYGKVILRNGQEVDLAIGHDDDDPCFVITDILPHLNKKEQADRKSGETIKGEELVVLCGGIPVDDAEAKSRVKLAVLEHLNKKYGMDEEDLISSEIEMVPLIKSRFIGFDRSFLGGYGHDDRVCSYTSARAIFDVRDPKKTVVAACVDKEEIGSEGNTGMQAMFLWNFLGDLMALNKPDYSEAALRRCLSRSRVLSADTNAAVEPNFKGVHEMSNAGRAGYGLMMIKYTGHGGKSGASDANAEFVGWVRKIFNDNHIPWQCGAMGKVDEGGGGTVAKFLAKLGMEVLDCGPAVMSLHSPFEVVSVADIYASYQGYLAFYQAG comes from the coding sequence ATGTCCAACGATAGCAGCAAACTGATGCTGGAGAATAAAAGCGTCTGGGAGCGGGCCGACGCCAAACTGCGGGAAAGATATTTCGGCTTTGCCAGGGAATACGCCGGGTTTTTGGATGCCGGCCGCACCGAAAGACTGGCGGTGGAACGCCTGAAGGAGCTGGCCGAGCAGCAGGGCTTCCTGCCGGTGGAGAAGGTCAAGTCCTGGAAGGCCGGGCAGAAGGTCTATGCCATCAACCGCGGCAAGAACATCTTCCTGGCGGTGCTGGGACAGGAACCTCTGGAGAACGGCGCCAACCTGGTGGCCTCCCACCTGGACGTGCCCCGGCTGGACCTGAAACAAAGGCCGCTGTATCAGGATGACGAACTGGGACAGGCCCTGCTGCGCACCCACTATTACGGCGGGGTCAAGAAGTACCAGTGGGTGAACATCCCGCTGGGGCTGTACGGCAAGGTGATACTGCGAAACGGACAGGAGGTGGACCTGGCCATCGGCCACGACGACGATGATCCCTGTTTCGTGATCACCGACATCCTGCCCCATCTCAACAAGAAGGAACAGGCCGACCGTAAATCCGGGGAGACCATCAAGGGCGAGGAGCTGGTGGTGCTGTGCGGCGGGATCCCGGTGGACGACGCCGAGGCCAAGAGCCGGGTCAAGCTGGCGGTGCTGGAGCACCTGAACAAGAAATACGGGATGGACGAGGAGGACCTGATCAGCTCCGAGATCGAGATGGTGCCGCTGATCAAATCCCGCTTCATCGGATTCGACAGAAGCTTCCTGGGGGGCTACGGCCACGACGACCGGGTCTGCAGCTATACCTCGGCCCGGGCCATCTTCGACGTCAGGGATCCCAAGAAGACCGTGGTGGCGGCCTGCGTGGACAAGGAGGAGATCGGCTCCGAGGGAAACACCGGGATGCAGGCCATGTTCCTGTGGAACTTTTTGGGCGACCTGATGGCCCTGAACAAGCCGGATTATTCCGAGGCGGCCCTCCGGAGATGCCTGTCCCGCTCCCGGGTGCTCTCGGCCGACACCAATGCCGCGGTGGAGCCAAATTTCAAGGGGGTGCATGAGATGTCCAACGCCGGCCGGGCGGGCTACGGCCTGATGATGATCAAATACACCGGGCACGGCGGAAAGAGCGGGGCCAGCGACGCCAACGCCGAGTTCGTGGGCTGGGTCAGGAAGATATTCAACGATAACCACATCCCCTGGCAGTGCGGCGCCATGGGCAAGGTGGACGAGGGCGGCGGCGGCACGGTGGCCAAATTCCTGGCCAAGCTGGGGATGGAGGTGCTGGACTGCGGCCCGGCGGTGATGTCCCTGCATTCGCCCTTCGAGGTGGTATCGGTGGCCGACATCTATGCCAGCTACCAGGGCTATCTGGCGTTTTACCAGGCGGGATGA
- the tig gene encoding trigger factor, with protein MKVEIKEPKSWQRIFEIEVPSQQLNEAIEDLYQEYGRKAKIPGFRPGKVPRTVLEARFGKGIEAEAIERLVPESYEKALVENKLVPVNRAVISDLDITSDKMLKFKATFEILPAVTLKRYQGLPAVKRLRQVADEDVVREIEFLQNIYAEYNTVDRVSAQGDRVIIDFKPISGVDHPEKSQGENYTIDLGAAQVMPEFNDNLTGVKAGDVKDISVQYKDDYQARELAGKTVVFQVTVKEVKEKKQPELNDDFAKKVSEYQTIGELREKIKSGMVARAETEAMEGVRIQAVNALIDENPVELPESLVKEQTEGMVAEAKERHLRQHNHPDKKDCPECGWDQEKMLAQYKPAAEWKIKEDLFLAQVVKSENIQAGPEEIEEAIEDWARHNRTDPAEIRKVLQKNPERMDDLKDRLAANKAGQMLAQWAEVKLEKIADKK; from the coding sequence TTGAAAGTCGAGATCAAAGAGCCCAAATCCTGGCAGAGGATATTCGAGATAGAGGTGCCCAGCCAGCAGTTGAATGAGGCCATCGAGGACCTGTACCAGGAGTACGGCCGAAAGGCCAAGATCCCGGGCTTCCGCCCCGGCAAGGTGCCCCGGACGGTGCTGGAGGCCAGGTTCGGCAAGGGCATCGAGGCCGAGGCCATCGAGCGCCTGGTGCCGGAGTCCTACGAAAAGGCCCTGGTGGAGAACAAGCTGGTACCGGTCAACCGGGCGGTGATCTCGGACCTGGACATCACCTCCGATAAAATGCTCAAATTCAAGGCCACCTTCGAGATCCTGCCGGCCGTAACCCTCAAACGCTACCAAGGCCTGCCGGCGGTCAAACGCTTGCGCCAGGTGGCCGATGAGGACGTGGTCCGGGAGATCGAGTTCCTGCAGAACATCTACGCCGAATACAACACGGTGGACCGGGTTTCGGCCCAGGGCGACCGGGTGATCATAGATTTCAAGCCCATCTCCGGGGTGGACCATCCCGAGAAATCCCAGGGCGAGAATTATACCATCGACCTGGGGGCGGCCCAGGTGATGCCGGAGTTCAATGATAATCTGACCGGGGTCAAGGCCGGCGACGTCAAGGATATATCAGTCCAGTACAAGGACGACTACCAGGCCCGGGAGCTGGCCGGCAAGACGGTGGTCTTCCAGGTGACGGTCAAGGAGGTCAAGGAGAAGAAACAGCCGGAGCTGAACGACGATTTCGCCAAGAAGGTCAGCGAGTACCAGACCATAGGGGAGCTCCGGGAGAAGATCAAATCGGGCATGGTCGCCCGGGCCGAGACCGAGGCCATGGAGGGGGTGCGGATCCAGGCGGTCAACGCCCTGATAGACGAGAACCCGGTGGAGCTCCCGGAATCGCTGGTAAAGGAGCAGACCGAGGGCATGGTGGCCGAGGCCAAGGAAAGGCATCTGCGCCAGCACAACCATCCCGACAAAAAGGACTGCCCGGAATGCGGCTGGGACCAGGAGAAGATGCTGGCCCAGTACAAGCCGGCCGCCGAGTGGAAGATAAAGGAGGACCTGTTCCTGGCCCAGGTGGTCAAGTCCGAGAACATCCAGGCCGGGCCGGAGGAGATCGAAGAGGCCATAGAGGACTGGGCCCGGCATAACCGCACCGATCCGGCCGAGATCAGAAAGGTATTGCAAAAGAATCCGGAGCGGATGGACGACCTCAAGGACCGCTTGGCCGCCAATAAGGCCGGGCAGATGCTGGCCCAGTGGGCCGAGGTCAAGCTGGAGAAGATCGCGGACAAGAAATGA
- the lptD gene encoding LPS assembly protein LptD, whose product MNRFSNICWRQPLKSWPLLLFIGGLILGHPSPGQAQGPEALFADRLPEGSSAAAPAQPEDPDDSLRAAADDLWDLPGDDSSRTAIRYRANTIEYDVRNSLIQLSGDAQVRYKDIKVVGDTIEFDTRRQTLTVRKDPVLYDRSDSIYGDRMVYDFKARRGWIYNGRTKFDRGRYWGRKIRQVEARTLNVDYGKYTTCDADQPHYYFWSRRMKIYLDDKIVVQPVVLCFSDVPVLAIPFWFFPLRRDRHSGFMVPRFGSSAYEGVFAKNIAYYQVISDQADAMVAVDMLEKVGWRGNLEARYIRPGKISSNLNFSYLEDKAPLRKRWTLNGLYQHTLGRRTSISGAGNFVSDKSYSRDFSESLEERLDRNLHSYFSFNHSWSRASMRAALDHYDNLDLQTTSSRLPEVSFSLYQKELIPGALNVSGNSLALVQRNSDSLSVSLREGWDNRAELGSNIKLLRWISLNPRLTLRGTWFDRDVFGRPNAWRWLYSGGLSATTTLYGILPLKIGRLQGFRHVLQPSLSYSYAPEINQSRFQNFGSIGGMYRQSSMSLSLNNSFQTRYPKGKETVKLDLASASLGANYNYLSTDKKWSSISFNSSLLPGNRYFDCRLSSYYDPYLRRSDNTSLYLGLRFSGTWLGKREILPDSAGRDTSIALPAEDSGLSLPDSLLTASGDSLKPDSLMADSLDRREVRPRIKVGLPWSFNLGYDQNWSRYYDNANLQGTLNFDITRNWKVSYGKYYNLKAGEMVSESYSIYRDLHCWEARFSSTRSGVYWSYEFRINLKAIPELKVHIPKSGSSGY is encoded by the coding sequence ATGAACCGTTTTTCAAATATATGCTGGCGGCAGCCTTTAAAAAGCTGGCCGCTGTTGTTATTTATCGGGGGCTTGATCCTGGGGCATCCGTCGCCCGGCCAGGCTCAGGGGCCGGAGGCCTTGTTTGCTGATAGGCTGCCGGAGGGAAGCTCCGCTGCGGCGCCTGCCCAACCGGAAGATCCGGACGACAGCCTCCGGGCAGCTGCCGATGATCTTTGGGACCTGCCCGGCGACGACAGCAGCCGGACGGCCATCAGGTACCGGGCCAACACTATAGAATACGATGTCAGGAACAGCCTGATCCAGCTGTCGGGCGATGCCCAGGTGCGCTACAAGGATATCAAGGTGGTGGGCGACACCATCGAATTCGACACCAGGCGGCAGACCCTGACGGTGCGGAAGGACCCGGTGCTGTACGACCGCAGCGACTCCATCTACGGCGACCGGATGGTGTATGACTTCAAGGCCCGAAGGGGCTGGATATACAACGGCCGGACCAAGTTCGACCGGGGGCGCTACTGGGGGAGGAAGATCCGGCAGGTGGAGGCGCGCACCCTGAATGTCGATTATGGAAAATACACCACCTGCGACGCCGATCAGCCGCATTATTATTTCTGGTCCCGGCGGATGAAGATCTATCTGGATGACAAGATCGTCGTTCAGCCGGTGGTGCTGTGCTTCAGCGATGTCCCGGTGCTGGCCATTCCCTTTTGGTTCTTTCCCTTAAGAAGGGACCGGCACTCCGGCTTCATGGTGCCGCGCTTCGGGTCCAGCGCCTACGAGGGGGTGTTCGCCAAGAACATCGCCTATTACCAGGTGATCAGCGACCAGGCCGATGCCATGGTGGCGGTGGACATGCTGGAGAAGGTGGGATGGCGGGGCAATCTGGAGGCCCGCTACATCCGGCCGGGTAAAATCTCCTCCAACCTCAATTTTTCCTATTTGGAGGACAAGGCCCCGCTCCGCAAAAGATGGACCCTGAACGGCCTCTATCAGCATACCCTGGGAAGAAGGACCTCCATCTCCGGCGCTGGTAATTTTGTCAGCGACAAATCCTACAGCCGGGATTTCTCCGAATCCCTGGAGGAGAGGCTGGACCGGAACCTGCACTCCTATTTTTCCTTCAACCACTCCTGGAGCCGGGCATCAATGCGGGCGGCGCTGGACCATTACGATAATCTGGACCTCCAGACCACCTCCAGCCGGCTGCCGGAGGTTTCCTTCAGCCTGTACCAGAAGGAGCTGATACCTGGAGCACTGAATGTATCCGGCAACAGCCTGGCCCTGGTGCAGAGGAACAGCGATTCCCTGAGCGTCAGCCTGAGGGAGGGCTGGGATAACCGGGCCGAGCTGGGCTCCAACATCAAGCTTCTCCGGTGGATCAGCCTGAATCCGCGGCTGACCCTGAGGGGCACCTGGTTCGACCGGGACGTCTTCGGCCGGCCCAACGCCTGGCGCTGGCTGTATTCCGGCGGCCTTTCGGCCACCACCACCCTGTATGGCATCCTGCCCCTGAAGATCGGTCGGTTGCAGGGTTTCCGGCACGTGCTCCAGCCCAGCCTGTCCTATTCCTACGCCCCGGAGATCAACCAGTCCCGGTTCCAAAACTTCGGCTCCATCGGGGGGATGTACCGCCAGAGCTCGATGAGCCTGTCGCTGAACAACAGTTTCCAGACCCGGTATCCCAAGGGAAAGGAGACGGTCAAGCTGGACCTGGCCTCGGCCTCGCTGGGGGCCAACTACAACTATCTCAGCACCGATAAAAAATGGTCCAGCATCAGCTTCAACAGCAGCCTGCTTCCCGGCAACCGATATTTTGACTGCCGCCTCAGTTCCTATTACGACCCCTATCTGCGGCGGTCGGATAACACCAGCCTGTATCTGGGCCTGAGGTTCTCCGGGACCTGGCTGGGCAAAAGGGAGATCCTGCCCGATTCCGCCGGGCGGGACACCTCGATTGCCTTGCCTGCCGAAGATTCAGGTCTTAGCCTGCCGGACTCCCTGCTGACAGCATCCGGAGATTCGTTGAAACCAGATTCTCTGATGGCCGACAGCCTGGACCGCCGGGAGGTCCGGCCTCGGATAAAGGTCGGCCTGCCCTGGTCGTTCAATCTGGGATACGACCAGAACTGGAGCCGCTATTACGACAACGCCAATCTGCAGGGGACCTTGAACTTTGACATCACCAGGAACTGGAAGGTCAGCTACGGCAAGTATTACAATTTAAAGGCCGGGGAGATGGTGTCCGAGAGCTACTCCATCTATCGGGACCTGCACTGCTGGGAGGCCAGGTTCAGCAGCACCCGAAGCGGCGTTTACTGGTCATACGAATTCCGGATAAACCTGAAGGCCATACCGGAGCTGAAGGTCCACATACCCAAATCGGGCAGTTCGGGATATTAG
- the lspA gene encoding signal peptidase II: MTNNSLNNRVILMAVAIVVFFLDQASKILVQGSMTLGESRQVLGDLLRFSYILNPNGLMGLSFGPWTRYLLLPLSLVALAAIIYFYYRWQGRNVLAAVSLGMILAGAAGNLLDRFRQGAVVDFIDCEFPDISLAPFKWGLVKFGGYHLERWYTFNIADSAVLIGVIMLLLITLKEESQARPE; this comes from the coding sequence GTGACCAACAACAGCCTCAATAACCGGGTGATCCTGATGGCCGTGGCCATTGTGGTCTTCTTTCTGGATCAGGCCAGCAAGATACTGGTGCAGGGTTCCATGACGCTGGGCGAGAGCCGGCAGGTGCTGGGCGACCTGCTGCGCTTCAGTTACATTCTCAATCCCAACGGATTGATGGGCCTTTCCTTTGGCCCCTGGACCCGGTATCTGTTGCTGCCGCTTTCCCTGGTGGCCCTGGCGGCTATAATATATTTCTATTATCGCTGGCAGGGAAGGAATGTTCTGGCGGCGGTGTCCCTGGGGATGATCCTGGCCGGGGCGGCCGGCAATCTGTTGGACCGCTTCCGCCAGGGGGCGGTGGTGGATTTCATCGACTGCGAGTTTCCCGACATCAGCCTGGCCCCGTTCAAGTGGGGCTTGGTAAAGTTCGGCGGCTATCACCTGGAGCGCTGGTATACCTTCAATATCGCCGACAGCGCTGTGCTGATAGGGGTGATAATGCTGCTGCTGATCACCCTCAAGGAGGAGTCGCAGGCCAGGCCCGAATGA
- a CDS encoding TraR/DksA C4-type zinc finger protein, translated as MNKKDLQHYEQKLIAERKLCLSELSSIENGELMVNQKEASGDLSSYSFHMADQGSDTMEKEKSVFLVSSKGKDLYEIDQALYRMKDGKFGSCEKCGKEIERDRLDAVPHAKLCIKCRIAEENETKNKNNQPH; from the coding sequence ATGAACAAAAAAGACCTGCAGCATTACGAGCAGAAGCTGATCGCGGAGAGAAAACTATGCCTGTCGGAGCTGAGCAGCATCGAGAACGGCGAACTGATGGTGAACCAGAAAGAGGCCTCCGGCGATCTGTCTTCCTACTCCTTTCACATGGCTGATCAGGGCTCCGATACCATGGAAAAGGAGAAGAGCGTTTTCCTGGTTTCCTCCAAAGGGAAGGACCTCTACGAGATAGACCAGGCCCTGTATCGGATGAAGGACGGTAAGTTCGGATCCTGCGAGAAGTGCGGCAAGGAGATCGAGAGGGACCGGTTGGATGCGGTGCCCCACGCCAAGCTGTGCATAAAATGCCGGATCGCCGAGGAGAACGAGACCAAGAACAAGAACAACCAACCTCACTAG